The Corynebacterium auriscanis genome includes the window GGAGGCCAAGTTCGCCAACGTCGGGGCTGCGCCCAAACCGACCTCGATGTAATCCTCAACCTGCTTGTCACGCAGCAGCAGTTTTTGGGTTTCGATCCAGCGCACCGGGGAAGCAAATTGCCAGCACAGGAGCTCGATGAGCAGCATGCGACCCAGCTCATTGCGGTCTTGCACATCCCAATTCTCCAGGGCCTCCTTGATCGGCTCGGAAGGAACAACCTGCAGGATGGCCTCAGCGAACTCGCGAGTCAGTTCAAACGGGATGGCTACGAGGTTCGGAACGTAGTGTCCTTCTAGTGCTGAAATCTCAATGTGCTGTGGCAACAACTCAGTGAGGCGATCCCGGAATTCCCCCACGCCTCCGCGCAGTACTTGGGAGTGGAAAGGCACATCAATGCCCGGAACCAGCATAAATGCACCCTTGCCACCAGCTGCGGCGGCACGCTCGTTGGCGTCGAGTTCCAAAGCTTCGATGCCAGCGATAGTTCCGGCAACAGCGTACTGTTGGCCGGCCAAGTTGTAGTTGACGATCTCTAGGAACTCGCCGGTGCCGCGAGAGACCTCGGCGACGTATTGCTTGACGGCCTCATCGGTTGTGACCCCAAATTGGTTCGGACGAAGCGCGCCCATGCGGTAATTGGAGCGCCCTTGAGGATCCCGCTCCACCAAGTTGTGCATGGTGGAGCCACGGTGAAATACCAGTTCCAATACGGTTTCTAGATCAATGACCTGAGCGTAAGCGGATAGCGCGTTGTACTCACCCAGGGAGTGCCCAGCGAAGAACGCCCCGTCTGCTACTCCCCCGGCTTCGCGAAGGCGCGCCGTCTGGGCGAAAGCCAGCGTGGCCAGCGCCACCTGGGTAAATTGCGTGAGGTTGAGCACGCCCTCGGGATGCCGGTAGACGGTCTGCCCCGCGGTGAGTTCCGTGGGGTTATCGCGCACGACGGTGAGAATAGAAAAGCCCAGTGCACTGCGCGTGTGCGCATCGGCGCGCTCCCACACCTCCGCGGTGGCGCGGGAGTTGGCGCGTTCATTCAGACCCATGCCCTTGGACTGGATGCCTTGGCCTGGGTAGACGTATGCGGATCGTGGAATGTCCGTGGCGACGGTGGCCTGTGAGACCAGCTCCCCGTCGATAGAACACGTCACTTCCAGTACCAAACCACCCTGGGGTCGACGGCCGATACGTTCGACCTTTATCTCCACTTCGGCGTCCAGCGCAACCATGTTAAACATGCGGTAGGTCCACCCAGTAATGCGGTAACCAGATTTGGCCACAGCGTGTTGGGCAGTAGCGGATAGCCACATTCCGTGCACCAGTGGCGCTTCGAGTCCAGCAACAGTGGCTGCGGCGCAGCTGGTGTGGATCGGATTGAAATCACCGGAAACCCACGCGAACGGTGTCATGTTGCTCGGTGCTGTCACCACCTCGCGCAGCAACGTGGATCGCGGAGTGTCCTCCACCTTGTCCACGCCCCCGGCGAATGCTGGGTCACTGGGCTTATCCGTACCGAATGCACGGCCACGAATCGCGAAACGCTCGGTGAAAGTGCCCAATAGTTCACCTTCGATGCGAAGCTCCAGGTTGACCTGCACGACACGTCCAGAAGACGATTCCTGTACAGATTCTGCCCAGCTAGTCACGTCCACCCGGGCGTTCTCCAGTCCGTCGACGGGGCGTGAGAAACTGACAGTGTGGTCCAGGTGCACCGCGTTGAGCAACCCCTCGATAACTGGGTAATCGTTCACGCGGGCAGACCCCAGTGCGGCATAAATCGCTGGCCAGCATGGCCCCAATAGCGCGTCGGGAACAATGCGAGCGGTGGCCATGTCCGCGCCCGTCACAGCCGTGTGATCAGGGCCGAGGTTGTCGGTGAGATGGAAGGCGTAGTGTGCCTCCCCGTACGGAGAACGTTCGGACGGCACCATCGCAGGCATGGCCGTGATCTCATCGTGAGTAACGGACCTGTTGCCCACACCCGCAGTGCCTGCGAGCAATGCATACATGGATTCCGGCAAGCGATCTTCATCCACAATCGGCAGCCCGCCATCGACAACGGAAGTCGGCAGCAACAGTGGCACCACCAGTTCACGCACGGCGTGCACATCGGCTTGTGATCCGTCCCAGTACGTATCCAGTTTCACAGTGAGGGTTGCAGAGACAGTAGCCCGTCCGATGTCTTCGGGGTTATCAATCACCAAGTCATAGCAACTCAGGTTGTGTGCTGGGTTATCCATGACGTGCCCGGTCCAGGAGATGAATGGGGCAGCTTGAATGAGTTCCTCGGCCGTGGTGGCCGAAGCCAAACGGGAGACTACCGGGGTCGACTTGCCAAGACGTGCCCGCACCGCCTGTTCGAACCGATGCAAAATTGTGCCAATGGGTTCATTCTTCGTCGTAATGCCACGCACAGAAACTGGCCCAGGAATCACACGGACCGCGGAGGCCTCGTAACGGTCATCTTGCGACTGCCACAGACAATCCTGTCCCCACGCACGCAGCAGATCGTCATCCAGCACGGGCACGAAGCCCATCGGCTTTGGGTATTTACGGCACAGTGATACGAACCAGGCAGCATCTAGACTTGTGAGGGTAAGTTTCTCCGCGTGAGGATAGGCCGCGATGAGCTTGTCGGCGGCGCTGAAGGCCTGGTCGGCGTCGTCCACAAAAGGAAAAAGAGTTGTCACCGGGCCGTGATCCGCCGGCGATAAACGAGCCTCAACCCTTTGCAGCAATTCCCAGTAGCGCTGGGACCAGGAGGGATCGACCCATGGGTAGGACAGTTCAGCGAAGCGCCGGACCACCTGCGCGTAAGTCATCTCAGGTAGATCGCCGAAGTATGGCTTCGCGGTCTTGTTAAGTGCTTCAATGATCTCATCGCGACGGGCATTGATGCGGTCCATATCGCCTTCGACCTCAGCGATAAGGCGAGCGCAGGCGGCGGCATCGTTATCGATCTCGTACATGTCCGCGCGCAAGTGGGAAAGGCCAGAGCGGACACCGCCTCCCTCCCACTCATTGCCTGCGACACCAGGGGTGGCCACCAACAAGTCCTTGACCGGCTCAGTAGTTCGGGCTTCTTTGGCCGTCATGGCCGCGGTGCCGATGAGTACCCCGTCAACCGGCATTTTCTGCATGTTGTGATCTAAGGACCATTCACCGGAGATGAAATCCGCAGCACGATCCGGGGTGCCAATTCCACCGCCCACGCACAGGATGACGTTATCGTGGCGCCGGATCTCCGCGTATGTGTTCAGCAGCAGGTCATCGAGGCTTTCCCACGAGTGGTGACCACCGGCATGGCCATCTTCCACATGCAAAATGACCGTGGTTGGGACGGTTTCGGCGATGGCCAGGCATTGACGAATCTGGGCCTTAGTGCCGGGTTTAAAGCACACATACCGGAAACCTTGGGATTGCAGTTCCTCGATCAGCTGAGGAGCCTCGTCCAACTCCGGGATACCGGCCGAAACAACCACACCGTCGATGGGTGCACCGGATTCGCGCGCCTTGCCCACGATCCGCTGAGCACCGAACTGCAGGTTCCACAAGTAACGGTCCATAAACATCGCGTTGAATTTGGCTGTACGACCGGGATCTAACTGCTCCTTTAGGTCCGCGAGGTTCCTAGCGAAAACCTCTGCGGTGACCTGTCCACCACCGGCCAACTCTGCCCAGAACCCTGCATTGGCCGCGGCAGAGACGATCTCCGGATCAACCGTGGTCGGGGTCATCCCCGCGAGGATGATAGGCGAGTTGCCGGTAAGGCGGCTGAAGGCAGTTTCAACGGCTTCACCGGTGGGCAGCTGCACCGCGCGCGGAGCATAACGAGACCAATCGGTGGTGCGCGGTGGTAGATTCCCAACGGTGGCCAGGCGGTCGATCTCATCAAGGGTGTGCGCGCGGGCAATGCCCACACCGGTTCCCTCCACGTTGTCTTCCGTGAGGCGGCTGCGCCCAGGGCCTAACTCGATCAGCCATTGCGCGCCGGCCACGCCACGGAGCTCCGCGGGCCAGTCAATGTGGTCCGTCATGACGGTGCGGGCGTAGGTTTCTGCCAGTTCAAGAGGCAGATCACATGCCTTGGCCCAAGTGATGACCTGCTCCACACCGTCGCTGAGCATGGAGTGATGGAACGGTGCTGCGACTTCTAAATACTCCGCGTTCACGTCAGCATTCAGTGTGCGCTTCACCAGTTCCAGATCAGATGGCTTTCCGGAAACCACGTGACGGGTCCGGCCGTTCACTAGGGCCAGCTCCACACCAGTACCGTCAATGATCGCACGGACTTCCGCAGTACCCAGCCCTTCAATCGCCAGCATGGGCGGGGTGGATAGGCCGCGGGAGGCGCGGGAGGTTGCAGCGCCGATGAGGCGCGCGATGGCGAGTACTTCCGCGGGATTGTCCGATTGCACCATGCCCACTCCCAACACACCCTGGGAATGTCCCAGTACGGCAATGGGCTGGTTGGCCGCAACATCCAAACCGGCATTGATAAGGGCCCGGTACTGCAGGTACTGGGTAACGGTGATTCCGGGGACGGATAGTGCCGCGTTCACCCCATTGGGGTCGTGGGCTAGGCGCTGCCCGCTCAGTGTGCCGGCGCTCACGGCAACAAGCTGCGGGGCGACGGGTGCAAGCAGGTCATCGGAGGCGCGCAGCAGCCCGCCGAAGATAGAACACAATTGTGGGTCTGCGATCTGGGAGCGTAACAGCTCCTGCCATGGGCTAGATTGCCCGGCCATAACGATCGCGTACTTATCACCTGAGGTGTTCAGGTGAGCGAGGAAACTAGTGGGTGCCATAGAGGTGAAGTCCTAAGAATGTGTGGTTGGGAAGGGGGATGTACCGCAAAGATGTAACGCGGTTGAGCAGGGGTTAACGCCGCAGGAAACCAGGTGGGAAAACGCAATGGGTCTTGCTCCACGAGAAGCCAACTGGTTGAAAACGAGGTTCACAACGGGCCGTTGTTATGGCGCTTGAGGCCACTGTGAGTGCGGTCTTTGGTCCGCAACACTTCGAGTGATTCGGCAATGGCTTGGCGGGTGCCTTCTGGCGAAATGATTCCGTCCAGCTCGCCGGTGGCCACGGACAGGTTTGGGTTGATGTTCTGGGCCGCATATTCCTCTGCCAATTCCTTGGCTTTGGCTGCCATTGCGGCGGGGGCTGGGCCCGCAGCCTTGATCTCCCGACGGTTCAAAATACTCACTGCCCCATCGGCGCCCATCACGGCGATTTCTGCATCGGGCCAGGCATAGGCGAAATCGGCGCCGATGGACTTGGACCCCATGACGATATAAGCCCCACCGTATGCCTTGCGCAGAGTGATGGTCACTAACGGTACGGTCGCGTTAGCGTAAGCGAAGATCAATTTGGCACCGCGACGAATGATGCCGGCCTGTTCTTGATCGGCTCCCGGGCGGTAGCCCGGCACGTCAACGAGAGTCACTACCGGCAAGCCAAAGGCATCGCAGCAACGCACAAACCGCGCAGCCTTTTCGGACGAATCCACGTCCAACGTACCGGCATTGTGCATCGGCTGGTCGGCAACGATACCCACGGACTCACCGTTAATGCAGGCAAAGCCAATGATGATAGATGGGGCGAAATGTTCTTGGACCTGTACAAATTCCCCGTGATCCACGAGGGATTCCACCACGTCCACCATGTTGTAGGGCTGACGGGAGTTATCGGGCACCAAATCCTTCACGGCCGCTGCGGCTTTTTCGTCGGCAGCAGAAGGTTTGTATGTGTAGCTCGGTGGCATCTCGTCACAGTGGCTGGGCAAATATGTCAACAAGCTGCGGACGTACCCGAACGCGTCTTCTTCGTCCTCACCCAGGTAATGGGCAACACCGGATTGCACGTTGTGCAGCTCGGCACCACCAAGGTCCGCGGAGCTAACGTCCTCCCCTGTGACTGCGCGCACGACATCGGG containing:
- a CDS encoding type I polyketide synthase; the protein is MAPTSFLAHLNTSGDKYAIVMAGQSSPWQELLRSQIADPQLCSIFGGLLRASDDLLAPVAPQLVAVSAGTLSGQRLAHDPNGVNAALSVPGITVTQYLQYRALINAGLDVAANQPIAVLGHSQGVLGVGMVQSDNPAEVLAIARLIGAATSRASRGLSTPPMLAIEGLGTAEVRAIIDGTGVELALVNGRTRHVVSGKPSDLELVKRTLNADVNAEYLEVAAPFHHSMLSDGVEQVITWAKACDLPLELAETYARTVMTDHIDWPAELRGVAGAQWLIELGPGRSRLTEDNVEGTGVGIARAHTLDEIDRLATVGNLPPRTTDWSRYAPRAVQLPTGEAVETAFSRLTGNSPIILAGMTPTTVDPEIVSAAANAGFWAELAGGGQVTAEVFARNLADLKEQLDPGRTAKFNAMFMDRYLWNLQFGAQRIVGKARESGAPIDGVVVSAGIPELDEAPQLIEELQSQGFRYVCFKPGTKAQIRQCLAIAETVPTTVILHVEDGHAGGHHSWESLDDLLLNTYAEIRRHDNVILCVGGGIGTPDRAADFISGEWSLDHNMQKMPVDGVLIGTAAMTAKEARTTEPVKDLLVATPGVAGNEWEGGGVRSGLSHLRADMYEIDNDAAACARLIAEVEGDMDRINARRDEIIEALNKTAKPYFGDLPEMTYAQVVRRFAELSYPWVDPSWSQRYWELLQRVEARLSPADHGPVTTLFPFVDDADQAFSAADKLIAAYPHAEKLTLTSLDAAWFVSLCRKYPKPMGFVPVLDDDLLRAWGQDCLWQSQDDRYEASAVRVIPGPVSVRGITTKNEPIGTILHRFEQAVRARLGKSTPVVSRLASATTAEELIQAAPFISWTGHVMDNPAHNLSCYDLVIDNPEDIGRATVSATLTVKLDTYWDGSQADVHAVRELVVPLLLPTSVVDGGLPIVDEDRLPESMYALLAGTAGVGNRSVTHDEITAMPAMVPSERSPYGEAHYAFHLTDNLGPDHTAVTGADMATARIVPDALLGPCWPAIYAALGSARVNDYPVIEGLLNAVHLDHTVSFSRPVDGLENARVDVTSWAESVQESSSGRVVQVNLELRIEGELLGTFTERFAIRGRAFGTDKPSDPAFAGGVDKVEDTPRSTLLREVVTAPSNMTPFAWVSGDFNPIHTSCAAATVAGLEAPLVHGMWLSATAQHAVAKSGYRITGWTYRMFNMVALDAEVEIKVERIGRRPQGGLVLEVTCSIDGELVSQATVATDIPRSAYVYPGQGIQSKGMGLNERANSRATAEVWERADAHTRSALGFSILTVVRDNPTELTAGQTVYRHPEGVLNLTQFTQVALATLAFAQTARLREAGGVADGAFFAGHSLGEYNALSAYAQVIDLETVLELVFHRGSTMHNLVERDPQGRSNYRMGALRPNQFGVTTDEAVKQYVAEVSRGTGEFLEIVNYNLAGQQYAVAGTIAGIEALELDANERAAAAGGKGAFMLVPGIDVPFHSQVLRGGVGEFRDRLTELLPQHIEISALEGHYVPNLVAIPFELTREFAEAILQVVPSEPIKEALENWDVQDRNELGRMLLIELLCWQFASPVRWIETQKLLLRDKQVEDYIEVGLGAAPTLANLASKTLALPQFADLTVRVLNVQRDEKLVYQQDVHTIEDPREEAPTEPATNKPAANKPVANKAAANQAVANQGNSAPSTNRPAANQAATGQAPATPTAPAASPGLAAEAGQTSPSAATAQAASATPTAPAAPAAEIPTLPYRASDAIKTLLAYSNKVRADQIGDADTTGTLTNGVSSRLNQLLMDMSAELGLSSVEGAAEADVATLSGTVDKAAFNYTAFGPILGEAVKDRVRKLFGASGAKQSFIGEYLTTEWGLGDGWAAHTTAAIVLGTRDGASARGGDLATLPTEVASMSAVKDLIDEAVTQVGSAHGISVAKPASSGADGVAVDSAALDAFSEQITGSLASTARHLLDSLGLGSTESTDFAEDNDAATVMEAVEAELGSTWPQLVSPCFDSRRAILFDDRWATAREDVARLGTGEALDVNLNSFIGTGQAVADQALWWAERSEASELLRSIASAATSTDPGEYHSQVAVVTGMTPDSIAGGVVARLLEGGATVVATASRITSSRLSFVKNLYRRHARAGAALWLVPANLASYRDVDALVEWIGNEQTETVGSDVKVTKPALTPGLYFPFAAPPVMGSVEDAGAAAENQARLLLWSVERSMTALGRIGVESNVAHRLHVVLPGSPNRGTFGGDGAYGETKAAFDAIVNKWKVEPWAERITIAHPRIGWVAGTGLMGGNDPLVEAAQRAGVRVFTPAEISEELLALCTSQARHQARKCPIEADLTGGLSEINIGELEEVASDKKVKEEEQPATVDALPTPYQPTQPAGTWGTTTARLDETVVIVGLGEVSPWGSGRTRFEAEYGIQSDGTVDLTAAGVLELAWMTGLLTWKDTPKAGWYDQEDQIVDEAEIFDRYRDEVVARSGVRTFVTDSAIANDGEGPHSPKAVEMFLDRDVTFSVDSKADAKAFVEADPQFTRAVDVDGEWQVTRLAGARSRVPRRATLARRVGGQFPTDFDPTRWGVPQDMVESLDRMAVWNLVATVDAFLSAGFSPSELLEAVHPAEVAMTQGTGFGGMTSMRKLFVDRFLGEDIPSDILQETLPNVVAAHTMQSFVGGYGSMIHPVGACATAAVSIEEGMDKIRCGKADFVVAGAVDDISVESISGFANMNATANSEAMAAKGISERFYSRAGDRRRGGFVEAQGGGTVLLARGAVAARMGLPVYGVVGFAQSYADGIHTSIPAPGIGALASVRKSSQIRGNLEALGVTADDIAVVSKHDTSTNANDPNEANLHTRMAKALGRTPGNPMFVVSQKTLTGHAKGGAAVFQVAGITDMFRTGRIPGNRALDCLDPAMEDSLFLVWPRSPLQLDRTIKAGILTSLGFGHVSAVVVLVHPAAFQAVVATELGEDSAAQWQERATQRLRQGVRRREAGMLGHAPLFERPAGRIYETDDEEAAMLLGDES
- a CDS encoding acyl-CoA carboxylase subunit beta; translation: MGIQSLRLQVSRVLGRKKAPLNLPPTVDPGMSADSEGHAHPPVGSKNRIDYASASAAAERKAKKTQHAKGKKTARERIASLLDEDSFVEFGRFHGGDVTQGFLGAAVITGFGEIDGRKVALYVQDFSIQGGTLGKVEGVKICSLLDKAMAMRIPVISILDSGGARIQEGVQGLSEYGRIFRRSCKASGMIPQISLILGPSAGGAVYSPALTDFVIMTRENSHMFVTGPDVVRAVTGEDVSSADLGGAELHNVQSGVAHYLGEDEEDAFGYVRSLLTYLPSHCDEMPPSYTYKPSAADEKAAAAVKDLVPDNSRQPYNMVDVVESLVDHGEFVQVQEHFAPSIIIGFACINGESVGIVADQPMHNAGTLDVDSSEKAARFVRCCDAFGLPVVTLVDVPGYRPGADQEQAGIIRRGAKLIFAYANATVPLVTITLRKAYGGAYIVMGSKSIGADFAYAWPDAEIAVMGADGAVSILNRREIKAAGPAPAAMAAKAKELAEEYAAQNINPNLSVATGELDGIISPEGTRQAIAESLEVLRTKDRTHSGLKRHNNGPL